From the Macaca thibetana thibetana isolate TM-01 chromosome 12, ASM2454274v1, whole genome shotgun sequence genome, one window contains:
- the CLK1 gene encoding dual specificity protein kinase CLK1 isoform X1, whose product MRHSKRTYCPDWDDKDWDYGKWRSSSSHKRRKRSHSSARENKRCKYTHSKMCDSHYLESRCINEKDYHSRRYIDEYRNDYNQECEPGHRHRDHESRYQNHSSKSSGRSGRSSYKSKHRIHHSTSHRRSHGKSHRRKRTRSVEDDEEGHLICQSGDVLSARYEIVDTLGEGAFGKVVECIDHKAGGRHVAVKIVKNVDRYCEAARSEIQVLEHLNTTDPNSTFRCVQMLEWFEHHGHICIVFELLGLSTYDFIKENGFLPFRLDHIRKMAYQICKSVNFLHSNKLTHTDLKPENILFVQSDYTEAYNPKIKRDERTLINPDIKVVDFGSATYDDEHHSTLVSTRHYRAPEVILALGWSQPCDVWSIGCILIEYYLGFTVFPTHDSKEHLAMMERILGPLPKHMIQKTRKRKYFHHDRLDWDEHSSAGRYVSRRCKPLKEFMLSQDVEHECLFDLIQKMLEYDPAKRITLKEALKHPFFDLLKKTL is encoded by the exons ATGAGACACTCAAAGAGAACTTACTGTCCTGATTGGGATGACAAGGATTGGGATTATGGAAAATGGAGGAGCAGCAGCAGTcataaaagaaggaagagatcACATAGCAGTGCCCGGGAGAACAAGCGCTGCAAATACACTCACTCTAAAATGTGTGATAG ccATTATTTGGAAAGCAGGTGTATAAATGAGAAAGATTATCATAGTCGACGCTACATTGATGAGTACAGAAATGACTACAATCAAGAATGTGAACCTGGACATCGCCATAGAGACCATGAAAGCCGGTATCAGAACCATAGTAGCAAGTCTTCTGGTAGAAGTGGAAGAAGTAGTTATAAAAGCAAACACAGGATTCACCACAGTACTTCACATCGTCGTTCACATGGG AAGAGTCACCGAAGGAAAAGAACCAGGAGTGTAGAGGATGATGAGGAGGGTCACCTGATCTGTCAGAGTGGAGACGTACTAAGTGCAAGAT aTGAAATTGTTGATACTTTAGGTGAAGGAGCTTTTGGAAAAGTTGTGGAGTGCATCGATCATAAAGC GGGAGGTAGACATGTAGCagtaaaaatagttaaaaatgtgGATAGATACTGTGAAGCTGCTCGCTCAGAAATACAAGTTCTGGAACACTTGAATACAACAGACCCCAACAGTACTTT CCGCTGTGTCCAGATGTTGGAATGGTTTGAGCATCATGGTcacatttgcattgtttttgaACTACTGGGACTTAGTACTTACGACTTCATTAAAGAAAATGGTTTTCTACCATTTCGACTGGATCATATCAGAAAGATGGCATATCAGATATGCAAGTCTGTGAATT TTTTGCACAGTAATAAGTTGACTCACACAGACTTAAAGCCTGAAAACATCTTATTTGTGCAGTCTGACTACACAGAGGCATATAATCCCAAAATA AAACGTGATGAACGCACCTTAATAAATCCAGATATTAAAGTTGTAGACTTTGGAAGTGCAACATACGATGATGAACATCACAGTACGTTGGTATCTACAAGACATTATAGAGCACCTGAAGTTATCTTAG CCCTAGGGTGGTCCCAGCCATGTGATGTCTGGAGTATAGGATGCATTCTTATTGAATACTATCTTGGGTTTACCGTATTTCCA acaCACGATAGTAAGGAGCACTTAGCAATGATGGAAAGGATTCTTGGACCTCTACCAAAACATATGATACAGAAAACCAG GAAACGTAAATATTTTCACCATGATCGATTAGACTGGGATGAACACAGTTCTGCTGGCAGATATGTTTCAAGGCGCTGCAAACCTCTGAAG